AGGTGGCAAGCAGCCAACCCAGGTCAAGCAGCGGGTCGCCGATGGTCGACATCTCCCAGTCCACGATGGCGGCGAGCTGCGGGCCGTCGTTGCGGAACATCATGTTGGCCAAGTGGAAGTCGCCGTGCATGATGCCCGGCTTCCACCGCGACGGCCGGTGCTGCTCAAGCCAATCCGCCACCGATTGCAGACCCGGAATGTCGGGACCGGGATACCCCTCGTGCTTGGCGTACGAGTCGAGCTCCTTGAGCCAGCGCGGTACCTGCCGCTCCAGGAAGCCGTCGGGATTGCCATAGCCGTCGAGGCCCAGCGTCTGATAATCGAGTGCGCCGAGGGCGGCGATACCGCTGACGGCCTCCAGGCCCATCTGATGCCGGATCTCTGCGTTGCCTGCGTGCAGCTCGGGCAGACTGACCGAGGCATTGAACCCGTCGACGGGTTCCATCAGGTAGAAGACAGCACCACCCAGCACCGTCTCGTCGGTACAGGCCGCGATGAGCTCCGGCGCTGGAACTCCTTGCCCGCGTAGGGCTCCCAGCAGACGCGCCTCCCGGCGGATCACATTGTTACTGGCCTCGCGCAGGTGCTTGGGGGGACGCCGGAGCACGTACTCGCGTCCACCCCGACGGAACCGCACCATGATGTTCTGGGTCCCGCCGGTGATCGCCGCAACATCGGTGACCTCACCGCCGGGGAGCCCCTGCTCATCCATCCAACGCGAAACGACATCGAAATCAACGCTTTTCGGGTCGACATGCTGCGGTGCCGCCAGCTGAGTTCGATGTTCTTCGCGCGAGTCGCTCATCACAGGTTGCCCACCCGGTGCTCGAGCCGGGCCGCCACATGAGCCCTGGCCTTCTCCGTCAGCGCCGGGATATGGCTCGGCGGGAAGAGCCCCTCGTACGGGGTGTAGTCCTTGAGGACCTCCTTGGCGATGGTGATCTTGTGTACCTCGGTCGGTCCGTCGACCAGACCCATCACCTCCGAGTACAGGAACATCTTGGCCAGCGGCATCTCCTCGGACACCCCCAGCGAGCCGTGCAGGTGCAGCGCACGCTGAGCCACATCGTGCATGACCTTCGGCATGGCGGCCTTGATGGCCGCGATGTCCTTGCGCACCTTGAGGTAATCCTGGTGCTTGTCGATCAACCACGCGGTGCGCAGCACCAACAGACGGAAGGACTCCATCTCGATCCAGCTGTCGGCGATGCGCTCCTGTGTCATCTGTAGTTTGGCGATGGTGCCTCCGCGCGCCTCACGGCTGATGACACGCTCACACATCATGTCGAAGGCCTTGCGCACCTGAGCCACCGTGCGCATGGCGTGGTGTACGCGGCCGCCACCGAGCCGGGTCTGCGCGATCGCGAACGCCGCCCCCTCGGCGCCCAGCATGTTCTCCGCGGGGATGCGCGCATTGGTGAATCGGGTGTAGGCCTCGTCCTCGCTGAACCCGTGCACGGTGATGTTCCTGACGATCTCGACACCCGGGGCGTTCGGGTCGACGATGAACATCGACATCCCCTGATAGGGGCTCACGTCGGGATTGGTGACGGCCATGACGATCCAGAATGCGGCGTGCCGTGCTTCGGAGTTGAACCACTTCTCGCCGTTGAGGATCCACTCGTCGCCGTCGCGTACTGCGGTGGTCTTGAACAGCGTGGGATCCGATCCGCCCTGCGGCTCGGTCATCACGTAGCACGAGCCGATGTCGCCGTCCATCAACGGCTGCAGATACTTGGCCTTCTGTGCCTCGGTGCCGAAGTGCGCGAGAATCTCCGCGTTACCGGTGTCGGGCGCCTGGCATCCGAAGATCGACGGGCCCCAGACCGACCGTCCCAAGATCTCGTTGAGCAGCGCGAGCTTGAGTTGCCCGTACCCCGGGCCGCCAAGTTCCGGTCCCAGGTGGCAGGCCCACAGGCCCCGGCGCTTGACCTCTTCCTTGAGCGGACGCACGTACTCCATGGCTTCGGTGTCCGACTTGTCGTACGGGTTGAGGAATACGTAGTCGAGGGGCTCGACCTCGGTGCGGACGAACTCCTCGGCCCAGTCCAGCAGCTCCTGGTACTCGGGGTCGGTTTCGAAATCCCATGCCATATCAGTCACTTCCTGTCGGTTGGGGTTCAATCGGACTGTTAACCTGGACACCGTCCAAAACCATGTCGGCAATGCGCTTGGCGATCTGTGCCGGGCTCTTGCCCTCGGCGCGGTACCAAACCGCCACCATGTTGAGCATGCCGAGGATTGCGTTGGTCACCACGTGATCGGCCGTGCGGAACACCCCGGCGTCGTGGCCCTCGTCGAGAACACGCTGCCAGCAGCGCTGCAACTCATCGCGCAATCCCTGCAGTTCCGCGGCACGCTCTCCGGTCAATGCGGAGCCGTCACGGACCTGGATGGCGACCTGCTTGCGGTGTTTGACGATGAGGATGACATAGGAGCCGATCAGGGTGCGCAGCCGCTTGGCCGGCGGAGTGTTCATTCCGGCGATATGTACTGCCTCGGTGAGCATCTCGTCGATGTAGCTGCGCAGGATCTCCCAGAGCAGTTCCTCTTTTGACCCGATGTGGTAGTACAACGCTCCGCCGCGCACACCGGCCGCCGTTCCTATCTCGGCCACCCCTGTAGCATGAAATCCTTTGTCTGCAAAGAGCTCTGTGGCAACATCCATGATCCGCCGACGCGTCGCCGCGGCATCCCCATCGGATGCCGGTGGGCGTCCTCGGCGCGGTTTCGCGCTGGCCTCGGTCACGCGATACCACCGTCGAGACGGATCGTGGTTCCCGTGCAGTAGGCCGACGCTTCGCTCGCGAGATACAGTGCCGCGCCGACGATGTCCTCTGGTTCACCGATGCGCCGCAGCGGAATGCTGGGCAGCAGCGCCTCGGCGAAGCCCTCCGGCCATGCCGCGGCGATGTCTGTGTTGAACAGCCCGCACTGAATCGTGTTGGCACGCACGGACGGACCGAACGTGTGGGCCAGGCCAAGTGTCAGATTGCTGAGCCCCGCCTTCGCCGCGGCGTAGGGAATGGCCGTCGCATCGGGGCGCACCGCCTCGATGGAACTGATGTTGATGATCGAACCGCCCTCCCCCGCAGCCATCTTGGTGGCGATCAAGGCGGACAAGCGGAACGGACCCTTCAGGTTGACCCCGATGACCTTGTCGAACAACGCTTCCGATACCTGGTCGACACTGGGGTACAACGGGGACAACCCGGCGTTGTTCACCAACACATCGACGCGGCCGAACTCGCGGTACACGGTCTCGACCAGCTCATCGCACTGCTCCCAGGAGCTGACGTTGCACGCGACCGGAAGCGCACGACGGCCGTGCTCCGCCTCCACCTTGGCGGCCAGCTCATTGCAGGAATCGATCTTGCGACTGGCGATCACCACGTCGGCACCATGGGCGGCGAATGCCTGCACCATCGCCCGTCCCAGACCGCGACTTCCACCGGTGACGACGACGACCTTGTCCTGCAGCATGCACGGCCTCCTGGATTAATGTGGCGATCGCTACATTAAAGATCCGATGCCGCCGGCGCAAGAGGCGGCGGTCGCCGACTAACGGGAGAGCTTGTCCAGCAACAGCGTGAACATCGCCTCGCTCTTGTCGTCCTTGGGATCGAGACGGCAGAACATCACCGAGGCCACGTAATTCGCGCGCTGGCGGGCCACCAGCCGGCACGACCACGGCGAGCCGTCCGTACTGCGAGTCCAGTTCACCTCGTCCTGACCGCTGTGCACAATGCTCAGCGTCCAGCGCTCTTCGATGCTGCCCACCGAGGTCACCCCGTGCACTCCGTCGCATCTGGACATTCGTTGGGCGAACTGTTCGAACTGTTGACTTGCCGAGCTGGCGGTCTCGAAGACGATGAGCGCCGTGCCCACCGTGTGCCGTCGTACCCTTCCGACGGTCTGGGCGTATGCCTGGATACGGGCCGCGCCGAAGCTCAGGTACTGCTGCCGTGTGGCCAACGAATACCCGTACGCACAATCTGACACCGTGTTGGCCGTCGACAACACCGTCTCGAGCGCCGGGATGGTCTTGACGTCCGTAAGGTCCGCTACCGCCCGCACGTCCGATGCCGACAACAGCCGGTCTTCCAGATCGGCCTGTCGAGGCGGCAGTACCGGGTACAGCTTATCCACTGCGGACGGGGCGGCCGCGTCACCCGCGATCGCGTGGGTACAGGAAGTCAGCAGTGCCGCCGTGCTCAGCACGATGATTGGTACCCAGCGCATTATCGCGACTCCGAGAGCTTCTGCCTCAGTCGATCCAGCACATCGCCCGCCTTGTTGTCTGAACCGTGGGTGCAGAACATCGACGATGCCACAAAGTTGGCCCGCTGACGCGCAGCCATGTAACAGGTCCAGCTCGAGTTGATGACACTGCGGCCACACGCCGCCGCATCGACTCCTCTAAACCACCAGGGCCATCCGCGGGTCGGTGAGCATCGCACCCAGATCCGCGAGGAATTTCGACCCCTGCTCGCCGTCCACCAGCCGGTGATCGAACGACAGCGCCAGCGTCGTGACGTCGCGAACCGCGAGCTCGCCGTCCACCACCCACGGGCGCTTGGCGACCGAACCCAGCGCCAAGATCGCGGCCTCACCCGGATTGATGATCGGAGTACCGGCGTCGACGCCGAACACCCCGATGTTGGTCAGGGTGAACGTCCCACCGCTCATGTCGGCAGGGGCGGTCTTGCCCTCCCGCGCTGTTGTCGCCAACTGCGCGAGGGCACCCGCCAGCTCCCGCAACGACATCGTGTTGGCGCTCTTGATGTTCGGCACCACCAGCCCACGCGCGGTGGCGGCTGCCACACCGAGGTGTACGTAGTGCTTCACGACGATCTCGCCGGCCTGCTCGTCCCAGGCGGAGTTGAGCGAGGGATGCGACCGCAGCGTCAACAGCACCATCCGTGCCACCAGGGTGGTCGGCGTGAGTTTGAGGTCGGGATACCTCACCTTCAACTCCGCCAACAGCTCCATCGTCGCGGTCATGTCCACGGTCAGGAATTCGGTGACATGCGGTGCCGTGAAGGCACTGCGCACCATCGCGGCGGCCGTGTGCTTGCGAACGCCCGCGATCGGAATGCGGGTCTCGGCGCCGGCGGGAGCCGCCGCACCGGCGATATCCGATGCCGCGGCGGGGGTGTGGGGTTCGGGCTGCGGCGCCCTCGCGGTGAGGCTGCGCGTGTAGGCCTCCACGTCTTGCCGGGTGATGCTGCCGCCGATCCCCGTGCCACTGATCAGTTCGAGAGTCACGCCGAGCTCGGCGGCCAGCTTACGGACCGACGGTTTCGCCGGGACCCTCTCCGGCGACGGTTGTGTCACCGCAGCCGGTTGAACAGTCTCGGGTTCAGGGGCTTCCGTCTGTTCCACGAGCGCGAGTGCCGCCGCACCGGATGCCGTGCGTCGCCGACGACGGGTGGCGCCGCTGGATTCCGACGGCCCGTAGCCGACAAGGTTGGCGGGCCCGTCCGGTTCGGCGCCGGCCACCTCGATGGAGATCAGCGGTGCCCCCACCGCCAGCGTCGAGTTCTCGGCCGCCTCCAATGCCACCACCGTGCCCTCGTACGGGGACGGCAGCTCGACCATCGCCTTGGCGGTCTCGACGTCGGCGAGCACTTGGTTCAGCTTCACCTCGTCGCCGACCTTCACCTTCCAGGCGATCAGGTCCGCCTCGGTGAGGCCCTCTCCGAGATCGGGGAGCAAAAACTGTTTGACTGCCATGGATTTCGCACCCCTCCTAGGCGGCGATGGCGCGGTCGACGGCGTCCATCACCCGCTCCGCATCGGGCAGGTAGTGATGCTCCACCTTGTTGGCCGGATACGGAAGGGCGAAGCCGCCGACCCGCAGCACCGGCGCCTCCAGGTGATAGAAGCACCGCTCGGTGATGCGCGCCGCGATCTCGGCACCCAGCCCCATGAACACCGACGCCTCGTGAACCACCACCAGCCGCCCGGTCTTACGCACCGACGCCTCCAGGGTGTCGAAGTCGACCGGCGAGAGCGAACGCAGATCCACCACCTCGATCGACATACCCTCCGCGGCAGCCATCTCCGCGGCGGTGGAGGCTACCGCGACCATCGGACCGTATGCGGCGACGGTGACCGCCGTGCCCGGCCGGACGATACGCGCGGACGACAGGGGCAGCGGGTCCACCGTTTCGGTATCGACCTCGCCCTTCTCCCAGTATCGGCGCTTGGGTTCGAAGAAGACCACCGGATCGTCGCAGGCGACGGACTGGCGGATCATGTCGTACGCATCCTGCGGTGAACTGCAGGACACCACTCGCAGACCGGCGGTGTGCGCGAAATACGCCTCCGGTGACTCCGAATGGTGTTCCACCGCACCGATTCCGCCACCGAACGGGATGCGGATGGTCAACGGCATGCCCACCGCACCCTTGGTGCGATAGTGCAACTTGGCCACCTGGCTGACGATCTGGTCGAAGGCCGGGTAGACAAATCCGTCGAACTGGATCTCGCACACCGGCCGGTATCCGCGCATGGCCAAACCGACAGCGGTGCCGATGATTCCGGATTCGGCCAGCGGGGTGTCGATGACGCGGTGGTCGCCGAAATCCTTCTGCAGCCCATCGGTGACCCGGAAGACGCCGCCGAGCTTGCCGACATCCTCTCCCATGACGATCACCTTGTCGTCATCTTCCAGGGCCGCACGCAATCCCGCGTTCAGGGCACCGGACATGGTCATTCTGGTCATGATGCGATCCCTTCATCCTCAAAGCCCGCCAGGTACTCCATGTAGTCGCGCCGTTCCGCCGCGACAAGCGAATGCGGTTCCGCGTAAACGTGATTGAACATGTCTGCCGCAGTCGGTTCGATGGTGCCGAGGCATCCGGCGCGCAGTTCCGCGGCTACCTCGTCTGCCCTGGCCGCGATGCGCTGCTTCTCCGAATCCGGTAAGGCTCCCCGCGCCTGCAGGTACTTCTCGACCCGTGCTAGCGGATCCTTGGCCCGCCACTCGTCCAACTCGGCGGCGTTGCGGTACTTGGTCGGGTCGTCGGAGGTGGTGTGCGGTCCCATCCGGTAGGTGACGGCTTCGATGAGGGTCGGTCCGCTGCCCTCACGGGCACGTCGCAATGCCGCGCGGGTAGCGGCCATCACCGCCAGCACGTCATTGCCGTCGACCTGGATACCCGGGACACCGAATCCGCTCCCGCGCGCGGCCAAGGGCAGATGACTCTGCACCCTGACCGGCTCGCTGATGGCCCACTGGTTGTTCTGGCAGAAGAAGACCACGGGCGCACCGAAGCTCGACGCGAAGGCGAAGGCCTCGGAGACGTCGCCCTGGCTGGTCGCTCCATCGCCGAAGTACGCGATGACGGCGGTGTCCGATCCGTCGAACTTGACTCCCATGGCGTAACCCGTGGCGTGCAGTGACTGTGCACCGACGATGATCGCGGGTGCGGTGATGTTGTGGTCGCGCGGATTCCACCCTGATTGTGTTGAACCACGCCAGAACTGGAGCATCGCGGTGGGCTCGATGCCGCGACAGTAGGCGACGCCGTGCTCGCGGAAACTGGTGAAGGCAAAATCGTCGTGCTTGAGCGCGCGCGCAGAACCGACCTGCGCGGCCTCCTGCCCCAGCAGCGGCGCCCAGAGCGCGAGTTCACCCTGACGCTGTAGGGCCGTGGCCTCGTTGTCGATGCGGCGGACCACCACCATGTCCTCGTACAACGCCCGCAGCTGGCCGTCGTCGACGTCGGCGACCAGCGGCGAGTACGCCGGATTCTCGACCCGATTGCCGTCCGGATCGAGGAGCTGGATGGTTTCCATGCCTACCTCGCTAACGAAGTGATGCATCGCCTGTACGTGACCGTCACCTGTTCGGTGTGTCATGACTCACAGTGCATCAGATAGTCATACTGCGCAACCGATGCGTGTCGGATTGAGCATTCTGCCTGAATTTTGACGTTCAATATGTGCGATACTGCGCGCTATGACCACTCTGGATGCCACCGATGCGAAGTTGTTACTGGCGCTCACGCAAACTCCCCGCGCATCCGGCGTCGAGCTGGCGCAGCGACTGAACCTGTCGCGCAACACCGTGCAGGCGCGGCTCACCCGCTGGGATCAGCACGAGGCGCTGGCCGGAATTGACCACCAGATCGTGCCGCGGGCAATGGGCTATCCGATGACGGCCTACGTCACCGCGCGCATCGACCAGCACCAGTTGGCAGCCATCGGGGTGGCCCTGGCCGACGTACCGGAGGTGGTGCAGGTGCACGGCCTGGCCGGCGCCGACGATCTGATGATCAAGGTGGTGGCCGTCGACAGCGATGACCTGTACCGGATCGCCGGAAACATTCTCGACATCCCCGGCATCACCAGGACGTCGATCGCCATCGCCATGCACGAGTTGGTGGCGTTCCGGATGACGCCGCTGCTGCGCCGGCTCGCCGGGCAAGAGTGAGGACTAACCCAACCAGTCCAGAACCGCTGCGGCCGTCCAGGATTGCTGCATGCTCCCCAGGGGCTCACCGGTGAACGGCTCGTAGTACTCGGCGAAGGAGCCGTCACCGGCCTGCCGTAATCCCTCCTGCCGCAACAGGAATGCGCGCTCGCTCCATCCCCGTCGCTCGAATGCCCAACAGAACAGCCAGGTGAGCACCGGCCAGACCGGTCCCCGCCAGTATTCGCGCGGACGGAAGTCCCTGGAAACCGGCGATGTCGAGGGCACCAGCGCGTACCGCAGATCCGGGTGCCCGCAGAACCGCGGCCCCTCCAGCAGTCTCAGCAGCGCCAGCTCCTGCGGACGCGGCAGCCCACCGGAGAGCAGCGGCGCGAATATGGCCACTGTGTCCGTCGCAACCCACTTACCCGTCTTGACGTCGAAATCCCTTGCTGCACCGGTGCGTTCCTCGGTGGTGTCGATGACACCGCAGCGAAAGCGCGCCGCCCAGTCGTGCAGTTCACGCACATCGGCACGCGGGCGTGCATGCTCCTCACCAATGGTCGCCAGCACCTCGCAGGCCACCGAGAAGATCGCCGACACGAAGACGTCCTCCATGACGAAGCTCATCACGTCCGGCAACCGGGCGTCGTCGTACCCGACCGACTTCATCTCTTCGAGCAACCACAGGTACACGTCGTACTCGGCGTCCTTGGGACGCTGCGACGGATCGGTGACGATCGCGGTGTCTTCGCGTACGTAGGGCGGAAGCTCTCCCGGAACCACGTTGGCGTACGCCGCGTCCCAGCGCGGAGAGTTGTCCATTCCCGATTCCCACCCGTGGTACAGGGTGATTCGGCCGTGCTGGTTCTGATCGCGTGTCTCGGCGAGCCAGCGGTGCCAGCGCATCAGATCCGCCCAACGCCGATCCAGGAACGCCTCGGCTATCCCCCGCGCGCTGCGGCCCCGCCTGCGGGCGTGATCGAGAATGCGTTGCACCGCTATGGCATGCACCGGCGGCTGGGTGATGCCCGAGGTCTGATACCCCGAGGGCGCGTTCGCCGCCAGCTCGGAGGTCTGCCAGCGGGCGGGTCCGGGAAAGTAGCCGTCGACCCCGTTGGCGAAGACGATGTGCGGGATCATCCCGTTGGCCCATTGCGCCGAGAGCAGGGTGTCCAGCTCGGTGACGGCGCGTTCGACGCTCAGCGGC
The nucleotide sequence above comes from Mycobacteroides saopaulense. Encoded proteins:
- a CDS encoding phosphotransferase family protein, with amino-acid sequence MAAPQHVDPKSVDFDVVSRWMDEQGLPGGEVTDVAAITGGTQNIMVRFRRGGREYVLRRPPKHLREASNNVIRREARLLGALRGQGVPAPELIAACTDETVLGGAVFYLMEPVDGFNASVSLPELHAGNAEIRHQMGLEAVSGIAALGALDYQTLGLDGYGNPDGFLERQVPRWLKELDSYAKHEGYPGPDIPGLQSVADWLEQHRPSRWKPGIMHGDFHLANMMFRNDGPQLAAIVDWEMSTIGDPLLDLGWLLATWPSETDDASLGGALVQAGNLPTPDELVAHYAERTDRDLSAMDWYTVLACFKLGIILEGTHARAFAGKAPVAVGDYLHGLTLQLFTRAAEITG
- a CDS encoding acyl-CoA dehydrogenase family protein; translation: MAWDFETDPEYQELLDWAEEFVRTEVEPLDYVFLNPYDKSDTEAMEYVRPLKEEVKRRGLWACHLGPELGGPGYGQLKLALLNEILGRSVWGPSIFGCQAPDTGNAEILAHFGTEAQKAKYLQPLMDGDIGSCYVMTEPQGGSDPTLFKTTAVRDGDEWILNGEKWFNSEARHAAFWIVMAVTNPDVSPYQGMSMFIVDPNAPGVEIVRNITVHGFSEDEAYTRFTNARIPAENMLGAEGAAFAIAQTRLGGGRVHHAMRTVAQVRKAFDMMCERVISREARGGTIAKLQMTQERIADSWIEMESFRLLVLRTAWLIDKHQDYLKVRKDIAAIKAAMPKVMHDVAQRALHLHGSLGVSEEMPLAKMFLYSEVMGLVDGPTEVHKITIAKEVLKDYTPYEGLFPPSHIPALTEKARAHVAARLEHRVGNL
- a CDS encoding TetR/AcrR family transcriptional regulator, whose translation is MTEASAKPRRGRPPASDGDAAATRRRIMDVATELFADKGFHATGVAEIGTAAGVRGGALYYHIGSKEELLWEILRSYIDEMLTEAVHIAGMNTPPAKRLRTLIGSYVILIVKHRKQVAIQVRDGSALTGERAAELQGLRDELQRCWQRVLDEGHDAGVFRTADHVVTNAILGMLNMVAVWYRAEGKSPAQIAKRIADMVLDGVQVNSPIEPQPTGSD
- a CDS encoding SDR family NAD(P)-dependent oxidoreductase yields the protein MLQDKVVVVTGGSRGLGRAMVQAFAAHGADVVIASRKIDSCNELAAKVEAEHGRRALPVACNVSSWEQCDELVETVYREFGRVDVLVNNAGLSPLYPSVDQVSEALFDKVIGVNLKGPFRLSALIATKMAAGEGGSIINISSIEAVRPDATAIPYAAAKAGLSNLTLGLAHTFGPSVRANTIQCGLFNTDIAAAWPEGFAEALLPSIPLRRIGEPEDIVGAALYLASEASAYCTGTTIRLDGGIA
- a CDS encoding sensor domain-containing protein, whose translation is MRWVPIIVLSTAALLTSCTHAIAGDAAAPSAVDKLYPVLPPRQADLEDRLLSASDVRAVADLTDVKTIPALETVLSTANTVSDCAYGYSLATRQQYLSFGAARIQAYAQTVGRVRRHTVGTALIVFETASSASQQFEQFAQRMSRCDGVHGVTSVGSIEERWTLSIVHSGQDEVNWTRSTDGSPWSCRLVARQRANYVASVMFCRLDPKDDKSEAMFTLLLDKLSR
- a CDS encoding dihydrolipoamide acetyltransferase family protein; this translates as MAVKQFLLPDLGEGLTEADLIAWKVKVGDEVKLNQVLADVETAKAMVELPSPYEGTVVALEAAENSTLAVGAPLISIEVAGAEPDGPANLVGYGPSESSGATRRRRRTASGAAALALVEQTEAPEPETVQPAAVTQPSPERVPAKPSVRKLAAELGVTLELISGTGIGGSITRQDVEAYTRSLTARAPQPEPHTPAAASDIAGAAAPAGAETRIPIAGVRKHTAAAMVRSAFTAPHVTEFLTVDMTATMELLAELKVRYPDLKLTPTTLVARMVLLTLRSHPSLNSAWDEQAGEIVVKHYVHLGVAAATARGLVVPNIKSANTMSLRELAGALAQLATTAREGKTAPADMSGGTFTLTNIGVFGVDAGTPIINPGEAAILALGSVAKRPWVVDGELAVRDVTTLALSFDHRLVDGEQGSKFLADLGAMLTDPRMALVV
- a CDS encoding alpha-ketoacid dehydrogenase subunit beta, whose translation is MSGALNAGLRAALEDDDKVIVMGEDVGKLGGVFRVTDGLQKDFGDHRVIDTPLAESGIIGTAVGLAMRGYRPVCEIQFDGFVYPAFDQIVSQVAKLHYRTKGAVGMPLTIRIPFGGGIGAVEHHSESPEAYFAHTAGLRVVSCSSPQDAYDMIRQSVACDDPVVFFEPKRRYWEKGEVDTETVDPLPLSSARIVRPGTAVTVAAYGPMVAVASTAAEMAAAEGMSIEVVDLRSLSPVDFDTLEASVRKTGRLVVVHEASVFMGLGAEIAARITERCFYHLEAPVLRVGGFALPYPANKVEHHYLPDAERVMDAVDRAIAA
- the pdhA gene encoding pyruvate dehydrogenase (acetyl-transferring) E1 component subunit alpha gives rise to the protein METIQLLDPDGNRVENPAYSPLVADVDDGQLRALYEDMVVVRRIDNEATALQRQGELALWAPLLGQEAAQVGSARALKHDDFAFTSFREHGVAYCRGIEPTAMLQFWRGSTQSGWNPRDHNITAPAIIVGAQSLHATGYAMGVKFDGSDTAVIAYFGDGATSQGDVSEAFAFASSFGAPVVFFCQNNQWAISEPVRVQSHLPLAARGSGFGVPGIQVDGNDVLAVMAATRAALRRAREGSGPTLIEAVTYRMGPHTTSDDPTKYRNAAELDEWRAKDPLARVEKYLQARGALPDSEKQRIAARADEVAAELRAGCLGTIEPTAADMFNHVYAEPHSLVAAERRDYMEYLAGFEDEGIAS
- a CDS encoding Lrp/AsnC family transcriptional regulator, whose translation is MTTLDATDAKLLLALTQTPRASGVELAQRLNLSRNTVQARLTRWDQHEALAGIDHQIVPRAMGYPMTAYVTARIDQHQLAAIGVALADVPEVVQVHGLAGADDLMIKVVAVDSDDLYRIAGNILDIPGITRTSIAIAMHELVAFRMTPLLRRLAGQE
- the ggh gene encoding glucosylglycerate hydrolase produces the protein MPSHPMFTPTQLAARAAYLLRGNDRGTMTSAAPKLYPHMWSWDAAFVAVGLAPLSVERAVTELDTLLSAQWANGMIPHIVFANGVDGYFPGPARWQTSELAANAPSGYQTSGITQPPVHAIAVQRILDHARRRGRSARGIAEAFLDRRWADLMRWHRWLAETRDQNQHGRITLYHGWESGMDNSPRWDAAYANVVPGELPPYVREDTAIVTDPSQRPKDAEYDVYLWLLEEMKSVGYDDARLPDVMSFVMEDVFVSAIFSVACEVLATIGEEHARPRADVRELHDWAARFRCGVIDTTEERTGAARDFDVKTGKWVATDTVAIFAPLLSGGLPRPQELALLRLLEGPRFCGHPDLRYALVPSTSPVSRDFRPREYWRGPVWPVLTWLFCWAFERRGWSERAFLLRQEGLRQAGDGSFAEYYEPFTGEPLGSMQQSWTAAAVLDWLG